A region from the Drosophila ananassae strain 14024-0371.13 chromosome 2L, ASM1763931v2, whole genome shotgun sequence genome encodes:
- the LOC6502611 gene encoding uncharacterized protein LOC6502611, whose amino-acid sequence MSTLIFIKSDNTDNANDDEYEFGMSMSSVKTAVEGDYDLGMLSQVQLENSKWSGSEVLHQFWNHLRRERRHRTLLYYRLNSCSCWMEDLLPSSNVTTLVWDDQEYPHYLRHHQDVDLIGMVCLKTSQYGGVMNALKVMLNQMRNVPVIVQLCESDDEEISAENILQLSLEYFMINVLILSMEFLKSKIFYTSDIFPKFKLIKKVYQTRLTLFPHKLGNHGGHPIRTIPGNSQPHTIVAKSPSGEIMVTGPIWKLLVEFVRYLNGTIQLVSVPQIGQTLRYSQILDLVGNNTVDIAASLRPYTTLHSNLHKFSYPAMVGSWCTMLPMERTLSSHEALGRLMKSPWTWLYLLLLYGVHNLLAQRRLLQTRLFSIVKPMTHLFLFCILLGQFSALFIVPQQLNHITNIREMEQAGVRIMGIRTEFPEYPFDFRSRYASSFLLKDGLSDVATHRNEFNTTYAYTVTSIKWSFYKEAQSYFRHPLFRYSEDICVQKLSLFALILRENCLYQDRLGTFILKLHAAGLLRLWYRQSFFEMVEAGSIRLEDKSQPHQFQPICWLDWQYVLIMYGVALSVSLAVFLMELAVYYINVWLDNL is encoded by the exons ATGTCAACGCTTATTTTTATCAAGTCAGACAACACGGACAACGCCAACGACGATGAGTATGAGTTTGGTATGAGTATGAGCTCTGTGAAGACTGCGGTGGAGGGGGACTACGAT TTGGGCATGTTGTCGCAAGTTCAGTTGGAAAACTCCAAGTGGAGTGGATCTGAAGTCCTCCACCAGTTCTGGAACCATCTGAGGAGAGAACGCCGACACCGGACGCTGCTCTACTACCGCCTAAACTCCTGCAGCTGCTGGATGGAGGATCTACTGCCTAGTAGCAATGTCACCACACTGGTCTGGGATGATCAGGAGTATCCACATTACCTACGGCACCACCAAGACGTGGATCTAATTGGAATGGTATGTCTAAAGACTTCTCAATATGGAGGGGTAATGAACGCCCTCAAGGTAATGTTGAATCAAATGAGGAATGTGCCTGTTATTGTTCAACTGTGTGAATCAGACGATGAAGAAATTTCCGCTGAAAACATCCTACAATTAAGTCTGGAGTACTTTATGATAAATGTCCTTATCCTATCGATGGAGTTCTTAAAATCTAAGATTTTTTACACCAGCGATATTTTTCCAAAGTTCAAACTAATTAAGAAGGTTTATCAGACACGGCTTACTCTTTTCCCTCACAAACTGGGAAACCATGGAGGACATCCTATACGCACTATTCCTGGAAACTCGCAACCGCACACAATCGTCGCCAAATCGCCATCTGGGGAAATTATGGTTACTGGTCCCATTTGGAAGCTGCTTGTGGAATTTGTCCGATATCTGAATGGAACCATTCAATTGGTATCCGTTCCCCAGATCGGACAGACTTTAAGATATTCTCAGATTTTAGATTTGGTGGGGAACAATACTGTCGACATTGCCGCCAGTTTGCGTCCTTATACGACCTTGCATAGCAACCTGCACAAATTCAGCTATCCGGCAATGGTGGGTAGTTGGTGTACCATGCTGCCCATGGAGAGAACGCTGAGTAGCCACGAAGCACTGGGTAGGCTGATGAAGTCGCCCTGGACGTGGCTTTACTTGCTACTCCTGTATGGCGTCCACAACCTGTTGGCTCAAAGGAGGCTACTGCAAACTCGCCTGTTTAGTATCGTGAAACCAATGACTcacctgtttttgttttgcatcCTGCTGGGTCAGTTTTCGGCCTTATTCATTGTGCCCCAGCAGCTTAACCATATAACAAATATAAGGGAAATGGAACAAGCGGGTGTTCGGATCATGGGCATACGGACAGAGTTTCCCGAATATCCCTTTGATTTTCGCAGCAGGTATGCCTCCTCTTTTTTGCTGAAGGACGGGCTTAGCGACGTCGCCACTCACCGCAATGAATTCAACACCACGTACGCCTACACAGTGACTTCCATCAAATGGAGTTTCTACAAGGAAGCACAAAGTTACTTCCGACATCCTTTGTTTCGCTACTCAGAGGATATTTGTGTGCAGAAGCTGTCACTTTTTGCACTTATTCTTCGAGAAAACTGCTTATATCAGGACCGACTGGGAACGTTTATACTAAAACTGCATGCTGCTGGCTTGCTGCGTTTGTGGTATCGCCAATCATTCTTTGAAATGGTAGAGGCCGGTAGTATTCGTCTGGAGGATAAAAGCCAACCCCATCAGTTCCAGCCGATTTGTTGGCTGGACTGGCAGTATGTCCTAATAATGTATGGGGTGGCTCTCTCTGTGTCCCTCGCCGTATTTTTAATGGAACTAGCTGTTTATTATATCAATGTTTGGTTGGACAACTTGTGA